The sequence tcacatgtgccatgcatggcacatgtgttgaatctcatcgtacaacgctttgtaccCAGGctgacaggacgtcctcaagcaggccaggaaggtgtgtggccatttcaggcatttctacacggccatggcgcacttttcagacattcagcgccgaaacaacatgccagtgaggcgcttgatttgcgacagcccgacacgttggaattcaacactcttaatgttcgaccgcctgctccaacaagaaaaagacgtcaacgagtatttatatgaccggggtgctaggacagcctctgcggagctgggaatttttttgccacgttactggacgctcatgcgcaatgcctgtaggctcatgcgtccttttgaggaggtgacaaacctagtcagtcgcactgaaggcaccatcagcgacctcatcccatttgttttcttcctggagcgtgccctgtgaagagtgctggatcaggctgtagatgagcgtgaagaggaagagttgtggtaaccatcaccaccagaaacagccttgtcatcatcgcttgccggacctgcggcaacgctgcaagaggagtatgaggaagaggagtcagaggaggaatgtggctttgaggatgaggaataccaaccacagcaggcatcccagggtgctcgttgttgtcacctatctgggacccgtggtgttgtacgaggctggggggaagaacagaccgtcaatgacatcagtgaggaggaggaacgggaaatgagtagctcggcatccaaccttgtgcaaatggggtctttcatgctgtcatgtctgttgagggacccttgtataaaaaggatgaaggagaacgatctgtactgggtggccacgctactagacccccggtataagcagaaagtggcggaaatgttaccaaattaccgaaagtcagaaaggatgcagcagttcaaaaccaaactaaaaaatatgctttacagagcttataagggggatgtcacagcacaacgggaatctaacaggggaagaggtgaaagtaatcctcctcctaccacgaccatggcggcaaggacaggacgctttacagatgtgttgctgctggaggacatgcagagctttttcagtcgtaCACatagccacagcccttcggggtccaccctcagagaacgactctaccgacaggtagcagactacctcgccttaactgcagatatcgacactctgaggagcgatgaaccccttgactactgggtgtgcaggcttgacctgtggcctgaactatcccagtttgcgatagaacttctggcctgccccgcttcaagtgtcctgtcagaaaggaccttcagtgcagcaggaggcattgtcgctgacaagagaagtcgcctcggtcaaaaaagtgttgattacctcaccttcaataagatgaatgaggcatggatcccgaagggactgacagtaggGGATACgtttgatgagaatagtactacagaaaataccactcatatcgggtgtgacagttaaTTGCacggcagtgaccgtggcgtggattcaaacaaaggggagagagccagcgtttttttgaaccatctccccattcaaaaaatccattcaattcacctttcggggacccttggtgttgaacgtggctgggtggaggaagaaacctttaatgacatcaacgggacatggctagcttggtatccaaccttgtgtaaATGGGAAGTTTgctgttgggcaaatggactgtttgcggttgtttgcagtgcattaaaaggggagtttggtctgtcaatgtctgtgaagcgggcgtaacccttacactacctgatcgatacaacatcatacctgatcgtatacacacactggatgttttaaaccacgttgttcaaaaaaatttaggattgttaggtgatttatgccctttatggattaaaatccaactctgcgtcaactatgtaattttccatgggagttttgccatggacccccctccggcatgccacagtccaggtgtttgtccccttgaaacaacttttccatcactactgtggctagaaagagtccctgtgggttttaaaattcgcctgcctattgaagtcaatggcagttcgcccggttcgcccgttcgcgaacatttgcagaaattcgcgttcgccgttcgcgaacggaaaattttatgttcgcgacatctctaattagcggcctttgctacatttgtcagtgtgaaatacaagtgttagatactgctgttatattctgttattaaaaaaacacccattttgggcaaaatactaaattagcggcctttgctacatttgtcagtgtaaaatacaatatactgctgctatattctgttattaaaaaaacacccattttgggcaaaatacaaaattagcgacctttgctgcatctgtcagtgtaaaatacaagcttgaaatactgctgttaaattctgggtttaaaaaaacacccattttgggcaaaatactaaattatagcggcctttgctgcatttgtcagtgtgaaatacaagtgttagatactgctgttatattgtgttattaaaaaaaaacacccatttttggcaataccctacatctgtggcctttgctgcatctgtcagtgtgaaatacaagcattagatactgctgtgctcagggccgtctttaatattgattggaccctgggcaaaaatttacttaggcccactggatcccgccttcccacaccttagcaggcaatcacgcattccaccacaacacacttacacaaaatccacacacctggtagagtacagtgaatgactgtaaatacttccagttctgaagactccagcggctcaggatcagtgctctgggcagctgggctcggggctggaagtgggcaccgctctgcaggaaggagaccagggctcggctcaccctagtgttacagtgcaccccacagtatgcagtatagcaccgtatagtatacagcaccccacagtatgcagtatagcaccccacactatacagtaccccacagtatatagtagagcagtatatcagcccacagtatacagcaccccacagtatacaacacctcacagtatacagtagagcagtatagcacctcaccgtatacagcaccccaaactatacacgatacagcaccccacactatacagcccccccacagtatacagccccccacagtatacagcccccccacagtatacagccccccacagtataaaggccccccacagtatatagccccccacagtatacagtcccacacagtatacagtcccacacagtatacaggccccccacagtatacaggccccccacagtatacaggtcccacacagtatacaggtcccacacagtatacagtcccacacagtatacagccccccacagtatacaggcccccacagtatacaggcccccacacaatatacagcaccccactatacagtagtttacagtatattagcataacagcccctgtcacctttttattatgtaatcttcacaaaaaaaagctccaaacttcttctgcaacactcctggtaggccctgtgatgacctcatagccatgtgaccagtaatattgctaggttactggtcacatggtgatgatgtcatctaaggtcctagattaCAGCTCtagtctcacagtacgctgcctggactcagtgccggcaggcaggcatggcatggcagcaccccctgtgtagctgacagcctgacacccagggcagtggctagaagggctcaagaggcagctgccttggggcccccaagagcaactgggcccggggcagctgccccttttgctccttggtaaagacggccctggcaagatcctaaatttgcggagaatgaggagaacatcaaataagggacatagccccggttgtggtgctactggtggagctcctgttgcagggagaggacgtggtcaatctgtgccagcttcatgcacaagtgaaacaccttcctcaggtgcgagtaggcgacagaaccttcagcggtatttggtcgggcctaatgcggctctacgaatggtgaggccagaacaagtacaggcgatagtagattgggttgctgacagtggatccagttccttcacattgtctcccacccagtctcctgctgaaagatcagagttggcacctgcagccgatgtccatcagtctttcatctcacccccttgcaaatcagccaagcagtctgagccccaagtcatgcagcagtctcttctgcttttttatgactctgctagaagggtttcccagggccatccatttatccctgccccagaagtggaagagattgagtgcaccgatgcccaaccacttatgtttcaagatgagtacattgaaggaccaccgcagcacgtctcggtgtCACGACCATGTTCATGGCCGTGACTTctggaaccgcatgcagttgcctgcggtcttgtcttgttgtcaatcacaggttgagggcgggctgtagtatgttgcctcacctgtggttgccgctagcAACATGTAGTTATTTTgcagtttagcagcctgagctggtgctgggcagcttgctgcaatgtgcatgcggttgcacctggcaacctatctttgttaggtgtgtcttttgtatgtctggggtgcaccctcgaaagagggtgaagcatgcatcgccatatgctgatggggtgcatgcgcattctccggagggagagcgttgtgggggtttcgccgctgatggcgcggtgagtggcttttccccgccatcccttcaccgtgtTCTGTTTTGGCGTCCCCTTATTTAGATTCCCTCACCTTTGTGTTTTTTGGTGTGTGGTTGcacgccttcggaagagggtgcagcatgcagcgcCATCTGcctttggcctgcatgcgcgttctccggagggagagcgttttggggatCACCGTTTATGGCGCGGTTGGTGgcatattccccgccaccttgccttccgtgtccgtgctggtgatccctcgtccctctctatgttcctatctctggtcgtctgctggcagcattccgttagtGTTCCGGCTGTGTCCTGGGTAGGAGTGTctgttggcagcgactggagtggggacgttaatagagagtggacgcagtgtcagtgcggtctcctcgggctgtttctttgctggtctctggttcctgtgtgttgttccagaggctggcagtcggatcctggttcctgtgtgttgttgcagggtccggcagcagtcctggggagactcgcaGGTACTGACACTGATTcctcttctcctatccccttgttgggtcccgcaccagttttctttttttggtgggggggcttttaggggtgggagtgtcacggccatggtcatggttgtgactcctgtaaccgcatgcagttgcctgcggtcttggtgttgttgtcaatcacaggtgagggctatagtatgttgcctcacctgtggttgccgctggcaacattgtgtatatggcagcagagcagcctgagcggtgctaggcagcttgctgcaataggCATgcggttgcccctggcaacctctctttataggtgtgccttttatcggtgtgcacggggtgttataagtgtgtgtgtgcacttccccttttagttgatgtcttcccttccctggtgttggaagggttaacttccttcctagtgtgatgtgcactgggtgtgtctgatggTGGGTGTgactacttggccctataaagcctcagtgaatagcagtagtcagagagggtgcttcagccatgcttgctggagacatcctccttgttacttaccatctgccagtgagggccaccctggtggtcataaacgttatgtctggtgttagtttatggtttatctgttattgcagcatatggtttaaggggttcccgtgtgatgtctgttgtgtgctgtgtcctttatgttggttgtggatagcagcacttgcacgtgggttccaggttgtgtgtctgtggcaggtaagtgtggaactagtctcacttacctgtcattgccatatgtctgtttatgtttcccctttctatgtagctcggccagtgagactcctgttcttccgtgtctaggaggaacgggtcgtcttaccctgctcctagtctagggccaccctgagggcgagcaggaatatcaggttccggagtatgagccctcctaccttcagggttggctcatacggataggagacagggtcagagttagggatgtgtaggaggtgaccagctccctaattctctgtcctggccttgcagcgactccatctgctgataccacacggctgagggttttccccatcctcagccgtgacactcggATGaatacgaaacacaggtgccaactgctgtggctttctgcagtgtgcagaccgacaaggagggcaggggtgaagactgggtggaagatgatgtggaggatgatgagatactagaccctaaatggaatcaaggtcatgcgagtgacctgtctggtttggaggaagaggcggtggtcgcacagaggcaccagcaaaagagggagcagggtgcaaaagcgtctgttacattcttgtgtgacattttaccatttttgccgtgaataaacccctgctctgcataggtgacagggacctaaatttcaaaaaatcgtctgttacattgtcaggtgacattttaccaattttgccgtatacaaacccctgctctgcataggtgagagggacctaatatttgtaaaaatcgcctgttcaattggtgggtgacatgaacacagttttgccgtgaataaacccctgcgctacatagttgacagggaccaaaatttttaaaaatcggctgttccattggtgggtgacattatcccatttttggcaatgaaaaacctctgctctgcataggtggcagggaattaaatttcaaaaattcgtctttaattgactaGCGCCCtctcctttcattcgatgctttaactttaacaacttgtcccacatttccgctcgatcacattggagctattgacctcccttggatgtggtatccctttctcacgctccctctctggcttggaaccctgattcgccgataaccgtgatcaacatggtaggagcagaaaagaacatcgatagttgatagagaagatatccaaatggatcgtggacgtcacggggacgtgcgatcaggcagaagttatctagagtcaagaaagcagcagcaggacctctcCTGTCTaaagtttccaaatccaaaatactgcccaataacagggcatcttaaaagtcctgtattgttatttatcgtcactacctcccagaGTCAGGAGTGGgtgattgccgcgcgccccctccttaacttggaagcttctgcttcaatactttgtcctacATTTCCActcaattacatttaatttcttccatttacctcccttggatgtggtctccctttctcacactccctctccggcatggaaccctgattccccgctacccgtaatcaccatggtaggcgcataaaagaacatcgaaagttgatagagaagatatccaattgaatcgtggacatcacggggacttgTGACAtggtgagcagtatgtgtgcacatgcctacacgtactgaattaagggtctgcccccttcaacttctgggtctccaaattgggcacatggcctgagcttgccctttacgccttggaggtgctggcctgccctgcagccagtgtattgtctgaacatgtgtttagcatgactggagggggttatcacaggttatatttcccaatgttttggggtgcaccctaatttaaacaaaataaataaataaataaaaccaaaaagcagtgtaggcttcctcatcctccaccgccgcttctacctacaccgccacatccaccgcctcctcaacctcctactccatatggacctcatcctccaagatcaagattatttatttatttttacggattttatgttattttaactcatttccctatccacatttgtttttagagcacttgccatgctcttcacATTTTGCtgctatttgcagccctctagccctttccatgacttttttagagccattttagtcctcgaaagttcgggtctccattgaatTCAATAgagtccgggttcggggtcaagttcgggtcccgaacttgaacttttttgtgaagttcggccgaacccgccgaacccgaacatctaggtgtcagTTCAACTCTAGTAATAACATCTAGGCTATGGTATCACTTATGATATGCTCACAGTACTGCTATTGCTGAAGAGGATGCAGTATCCTTTGTGTGTCAACACAAGAAGAATGGTAGACCTTCCAGAGGGGTATCTTGAAGATCCTGGGCCGTGATGCAAAAATCTGTAACAGGTCTACTAACCTGCTACATGCCATTTACAATACTGGTGTTTTCTTATGTGGCAGAATGGCCTTTAGGCCTCTTCAGTCACCAAATCCAGGGTAtgaccactgcctcttcatcCCCTATAAATTTTCAGCCACTCCTCACTCACTGGAAGTGTTGTGAGCTTTATGTGGTAGAAGACCAGGGTGCAAATAATAGAAGGTGCAAAAGTTGAAGATAAGAAGGTAGAAACAGGAACCACTAAATCTACCATGGACATGAAATGATAGAAGACTCATAAGATGTTGAACTTCAGATAATATTTGAATGATTATTTTACTGTTCACTATTAGCAATTGTTTTTGGTTTTCATTTGATGTTTATTTCATAATCTGAATAAATTAATACACAGAATAATTAACAAGCTGTAGATGATTTGAGAGCAAAAAAATTACAAGTTTACAAATCACAAGATAGACCATGGAGACCCCCAAATCCTCCTTCACATGTTACTACAACCCAACATTGCCTACCACCACATACCACGAATTACCTATACCAACACTTACACACCATCACACAACACAACCCACCACCAGCCACCTTCACCTTCCACTACAACCCACATCACCTAACACCACCTTTTAACTTTTACCTACCATCACTACCTATCACCCGACAACACCTACCATGACTTACCATTACCAACCTTTACACACCATCAACCAACACCATCCACCGCAATCCACCTTCACATATCACCACAATCCAACACCACCCACTACCCAACATCCCCCAACATCAACTGACCCACCAGTACCCAACACCATCATCAAACATCACACACCATCACCCAATATGACCACTAACCACCCCCATCTGTCCAACTCATGAAGAGGATTTACTAAAATATGATATTTTCAAAGAAGTGATgctgaaaaattattttattttctgaGTGCTTTCAGGTTTAGTTAATGACTTTTCATTAGGCATTACACAAAAACTTAACATCAGTGAGAGCGACATCATCCCTCCAAAATCCTTGTCTTTCCTGGACTCTGACTTGGATGCCACGCATTCCTTCTGAACAGGTAGAGCTCCATGGTCCATAATATCCCCAGGTAAGACCATTTCCCTCCAAGACCGAGCCATCAGAGCACGTAAACTTGATGTTGTTGGCAGCCGTGTTATCCCCCCTGATTCTAGGTTCAACTCTCAGGCTGAAATTTTTGAGATATCCTGAATTACATGAAAAAGTAGGCCCCCAGGAGCCAAATCTATGAAGAAAGCAAATATACAATATTTTATACATACAATAGCTACTGCACAAATGTACATCCTGAATATCACAGCTGAAAAATACTATGCAGGTGGCAGTTGACCTGGACATGGTGCCTGAGGGGCCCAGAGGCCATTCTAACTAATAACAAGATACCATTATAGGAAACAACTGGTGAGGACCTGATACAAATTTTGAACAGTGCTCCACCTAAACCTGGATCTCTGTTATTTATGAATTGCAAAGTTCCTCcagagacatacagtacagaccaaaagtttggacacaccttctcattcaaagagttttccttattttcatgactatgaaaattgtagattcacactgaaggcatcaaaactatgaattaacacatgtggaattatatacataacaaacaagtgtgaaacaactgaaaatatgtcatattctaggttcttcaaagtagccaccttttgctttgattactgctttgcacactcttggcattctcttgatgagcttcaagaggtagtcacctgaaatggtcttccaacagtcttgaaggagttcccagagatgcttagcacttgttggcccttttgccttcactctgcggtccagctcacccaaaaccatctcgattgggttcaggtccggtgactgtggaggcgaggtcatctggcgcagcaccccatcactctccttcatggtcaaatagcccttacacagcctggaggtgtgtttggggtcattgtcctgttgaaaaataaatgatggtccaactaaacgcaaaccagatggaatagcatgccgctgcaagatgctgtggtagccatgctggttcagtatgccttcaattttgaataaatccccaacagtgtcaccagcaaagcacccccacaccatcacacctcctcctccatgcttcacggtgggaaacaggcatgtagagtccatccgttcaccttttctgcgtcgcacaaagacacggtggttggaaccaaagatctcaaatttggactcatcagaccaaagcacagatttccactggtctaatgtccattccttgtgTTCTTTAGCACAAACAAGTCTCTTCTGCTTGTTGCCTGTCCTTAGAAGTGGTTTCCTAGCAGACATTCTACCATGAAGGCCTGATTCACACAGTCTCCTCTTAACAGTTGTTCT is a genomic window of Bufo bufo chromosome 1, aBufBuf1.1, whole genome shotgun sequence containing:
- the LOC120986619 gene encoding vitelline membrane outer layer protein 1 homolog, whose translation is MLLPVLLLLITLHNLVAAQTIISVPNGQTLGSWGPMEVCDRGMEVRGFQLKVHRRQGPLDDTALNGIALYCTRPSSSEVVKIIRSTEGAFGSWGPTFSCNSGYLKNFSLRVEPRIRGDNTAANNIKFTCSDGSVLEGNGLTWGYYGPWSSTCSEGMRGIQVRVQERQGFWRDDVALTDVKFLCNA